The DNA region CGGCAGGGTCCGCGACGGCAGGACGTCCCCGGTGGCCGCGGTCCTCGTCGTCGTCGTCGTGTCCTGCCCGTCCTTGCCCTGCCCGTCCTCGTCCCGGCCGGTCATTCCTCCACCTCCGCGGTGAGCAGCGCACTGGTCAGGGTCTGGACCGGCTCGCCGTCGGCGTCGCGCAGCACCGTGTCGAACCCGATCATCCGCCCGCCGCGCGCCGATCGCACCCCGGTGACCGTGGCGGTGGCGGTGAGGACGTCGCCGACGCGGATCGGTCGGTGGTGCTCGCTGGACTGCGCGGTGTGCAGG from Dietzia sp. B32 includes:
- the hadA gene encoding (3R)-hydroxyacyl-ACP dehydratase subunit HadA — encoded protein: MSTDNADDLVVVGDPVTVTDAVVTRFAGAVGAPTDQVPVTLAAALTAPVQRAVMEHPALRIDLARTLHTAQSSEHHRPIRVGDVLTATATVTGVRSARGGRMIGFDTVLRDADGEPVQTLTSALLTAEVEE